A portion of the Cervus canadensis isolate Bull #8, Minnesota chromosome 26, ASM1932006v1, whole genome shotgun sequence genome contains these proteins:
- the HS3ST1 gene encoding heparan sulfate glucosamine 3-O-sulfotransferase 1: protein MAPLLLGAVMLVAQLQLVPSRPAVVPGDEPGQPELVRKAASLQDEIPDGQAPNGSAQQLPQTIIIGVRKGGTRALLEMLSLHPDVAAAENEVHFFDWEEHYSQGLGWYLSQMPFSAPHQLTVEKTPAYFTSPKVPERVHGMNPAIRLLLILRDPSERVLSDYTQVFYNHVQKRKPYPSIEEFLVRDGRLNVDYKALNRSLYHLHMQNWLRFFPLRRIHIVDGDRLIRDPFPEIQKVERFLRLSPQINASNFYFNKTKGFYCLRDGGRDRCLHESKGRAHPQVDPRLLNKLHEYFHEPNKKFFELVGRTFDWH from the coding sequence ATGGCCCCGCTGCTCCTGGGCGCGGTGATGCTGGTGGCCCAGCTCCAGCTAGTGCCTTCCCGCCCCGCGGTGGTGCCAGGGGACGAGCCGGGCCAGCCGGAGCTGGTGCGGAAAGCGGCGAGCCTCCAGGACGAGATCCCGGACGGCCAGGCCCCCAACGGCTCCGCCCAGCAGCTGCCGCAGACCATTATCATAGGGGTGCGCAAGGGCGGTACCCGCGCGCTCTTGGAGATGCTCAGCCTGCATCCAGACGTGGCGGCCGCCGAGAACGAGGTGCACTTCTTCGACTGGGAGGAGCACTACAGCCAAGGCCTGGGCTGGTACCTCAGCCAGATGCCCTTCTCCGCCCCGCACCAGCTCACGGTGGAAAAGACCCCCGCATACTTCACGTCGCCCAAAGTGCCTGAGCGCGTCCACGGCATGAACCCGGCCATCCGGCTGCTGCTTATCCTGCGGGACCCGTCGGAGCGCGTGTTGTCCGACTACACCCAAGTGTTCTACAACCACGTGCAGAAGCGCAAGCCCTACCCGTCCATCGAGGAGTTCCTGGTGCGCGACGGCCGCCTCAACGTGGACTACAAGGCTCTCAACCGCAGCCTGTATCACCTGCACATGCAGAACTGGCTGCGTTTCTTCCCGCTGCGCCGCATCCACATCGTGGACGGCGACCGCCTCATCAGGGACCCCTTCCCCGAGATCCAGAAGGTGGAGCGGTTCCTGAGGCTGTCGCCGCAGATCAACGCCTCCAATTTCTACTTTAACAAGACCAAGGGCTTCTACTGCCTGCGGGATGGCGGCCGGGACCGCTGCTTACACGAGTCCAAAGGCCGGGCGCACCCCCAAGTGGACCCCAGACTCCTCAATAAACTGCACGAATATTTTCATGAGCCAAATAAGAAATTCTTTGAGCTTGTCGGCAGAACATTTGActggcactga